In Cellvibrio polysaccharolyticus, a genomic segment contains:
- a CDS encoding cyclic nucleotide-binding domain-containing protein — translation MEIKPLQKFARDTVEHLLSAIPFFKTVRQQDAWQFELLLQSSRIVTYQPGDIVLKRGDADNWMYFLLKGRLAVYVDQLGQGELINYVTPGEVFGDLSRLVGQPRTATLVADAASKESMVFATDCSIFGELTDTRPINLQTKLAYYRNTVHNLRWKLEVYRSQHLQHALANRHRQVRLYTGAKDTPEELKALHDQAHALALLLLEWNTEFGAPIDNVPLVGEKDLT, via the coding sequence ATGGAAATTAAACCGTTGCAAAAATTTGCCAGAGACACAGTAGAACATCTGCTCTCTGCTATCCCTTTCTTCAAGACGGTTCGCCAGCAGGATGCATGGCAATTCGAATTACTGCTGCAATCATCCCGTATTGTGACCTATCAGCCTGGCGATATTGTTCTCAAGCGGGGGGATGCAGACAACTGGATGTACTTTCTATTAAAAGGACGTCTGGCCGTTTATGTTGATCAATTGGGGCAGGGTGAACTGATCAACTACGTTACACCCGGTGAGGTATTCGGGGATTTGTCCCGCCTTGTTGGACAGCCGCGCACTGCCACGCTGGTGGCTGACGCCGCCAGTAAGGAGTCCATGGTTTTTGCGACTGACTGTTCTATTTTTGGTGAGCTCACCGACACTCGCCCTATCAATTTGCAAACCAAGCTCGCCTATTATCGAAATACCGTGCACAACTTGCGCTGGAAACTGGAAGTCTATCGCTCCCAACATTTACAGCATGCACTGGCGAACCGCCACCGGCAGGTTCGTTTATACACGGGCGCAAAAGATACGCCGGAAGAGCTAAAGGCGTTGCATGACCAGGCTCACGCGCTGGCGTTGCTGTTGTTGGAATGGAATACCGAATTTGGTGCACCGATCGACAATGTGCCGCTGGTGGGAGAAAAAGATCTTACCTGA
- a CDS encoding TonB family protein, with product MLLKMPWRTLMCATLVCVGAFAHAAPLLNGISVHQELGNEQFIGALYSETLSDNADTLVSSAVAKRMELKVVAADGLAVRRFSRMWIEGMAINNNSNILTAQADNMVRFDGLFKGRLQKNDHIVVSMTPGEGVSITINDVLLDNIADDQFFQLLLSTWIGRVPLSSTYKADLLKMGDVASNLRNRYDAIRPDPSRNREIAAWHTPEPVSSSSSSSAAAIVARSSAAPLPPARVELPALAAQPTPAVSSQASSAVPPAPPAMAVASAAAVEEEDDDLQPALTTESLLARQFYVSDMLKKIRSSVRYPRRAQERNQEGGVRIAITVDQQGSIRSMSWIEESRYDLLNKEAWEAVQRAAPFPAIPSSMNVQSFEFSAPITFEMRR from the coding sequence ATGTTGTTGAAAATGCCCTGGCGCACATTGATGTGCGCAACCCTCGTGTGTGTTGGCGCTTTTGCTCATGCGGCTCCCTTGTTGAATGGTATTTCGGTTCATCAGGAGCTGGGTAACGAGCAATTTATCGGCGCGCTTTATTCTGAAACTCTGAGTGATAACGCAGATACCCTGGTCAGCAGCGCTGTTGCCAAGCGCATGGAGTTAAAAGTTGTTGCCGCAGATGGCCTTGCCGTACGCCGCTTCAGCCGCATGTGGATTGAGGGGATGGCGATCAATAACAACAGCAATATTCTTACCGCCCAGGCCGATAATATGGTGCGGTTCGACGGCCTGTTTAAAGGCCGTCTGCAAAAAAACGATCACATCGTAGTTTCCATGACGCCAGGCGAGGGCGTTTCCATCACCATCAACGATGTGTTGCTGGATAACATTGCCGATGATCAATTCTTTCAGCTGTTGCTGAGCACCTGGATTGGCCGGGTACCACTTTCATCGACCTACAAAGCCGATCTTTTAAAAATGGGCGACGTTGCCAGCAACCTGCGCAACCGCTACGACGCTATTCGCCCGGATCCATCGCGCAATCGCGAGATTGCCGCATGGCATACACCGGAGCCGGTTTCCTCCTCCAGTTCTTCCTCTGCTGCTGCGATAGTGGCCCGCTCATCCGCCGCGCCTTTGCCGCCGGCCAGAGTCGAGTTACCCGCATTGGCAGCACAGCCGACGCCAGCCGTTTCAAGCCAGGCCAGCTCTGCGGTTCCGCCCGCACCGCCAGCGATGGCGGTAGCATCAGCGGCTGCCGTGGAAGAGGAGGATGACGATCTGCAACCGGCATTGACTACCGAGTCGCTGCTGGCGAGACAGTTTTACGTTTCTGACATGTTAAAGAAAATTCGCTCCAGCGTGAGATACCCGCGCAGAGCCCAGGAACGCAATCAGGAAGGTGGGGTTCGTATCGCCATCACAGTAGATCAACAGGGCAGTATTCGCAGCATGTCGTGGATAGAAGAAAGCCGTTATGATTTATTGAACAAGGAAGCATGGGAAGCCGTGCAACGGGCTGCGCCCTTCCCCGCGATTCCCTCATCAATGAACGTACAATCTTTCGAGTTTTCTGCACCCATCACGTTCGAAATGCGCAGATAA
- a CDS encoding peptide chain release factor 3, with protein MSNTSLRSEVLKRRTFAIISHPDAGKTTITEKLLLWGNAIQLAGSVKGKRGPHARSDWMTMEQERGISVTSSVMQFPYKGRVVNLLDTPGHEDFSEDTYRTLTAVDSVLMMIDGAKGVEDRTIKLMEVCRLRDTPILSFINKMDRESRSPVELLDEIETVLKIAASPINWPLGTGKEFKGVYNFYTDTIHVYQQGKGHTIPDDIQIKGLQSDEAAQLLGGYIDDIREEIELVRGATNEFNLEEYLAGRMTPVFFGTALGNFGVREMLDGFVEWAPTPRSRATNEREVAAEEEKFTGFVFKIQANMDPKHRDRIAFMRVCSGTYNQGMKMRHVRIAKDIKIADAVTFMAGDRSAVEEAVAGDIIGLHNHGTIQIGDTFTDGEELKFTGIPHFAPELFRRIRLRDPLKTKQLQKGLQQLAEEGSTQVFFPVDNNDIVVGAVGVLQFEVVAYRLKDEYKVEAIYEPVNVATARWIECDDSKKLEEFKRKCSDNLAVDGGGHLTYLAPTRVNLSLTQERHPDVVFRATREH; from the coding sequence ATGTCAAACACCTCGCTTCGCTCGGAAGTTCTTAAACGCAGAACCTTTGCCATCATCTCGCACCCGGATGCGGGTAAAACCACCATTACTGAAAAACTCCTGCTGTGGGGCAACGCTATTCAGCTGGCGGGATCGGTGAAAGGCAAGCGTGGCCCTCATGCGCGTTCCGACTGGATGACCATGGAGCAGGAGCGTGGAATTTCGGTGACCTCATCGGTCATGCAGTTTCCTTATAAAGGCCGCGTGGTAAATCTGCTGGATACTCCCGGGCACGAAGACTTTTCTGAAGATACTTATCGCACCCTCACCGCGGTTGACTCTGTGCTGATGATGATCGACGGCGCCAAAGGTGTTGAAGATCGCACCATCAAATTGATGGAAGTTTGTCGCCTGCGTGATACACCGATTTTATCGTTCATCAATAAAATGGACCGTGAAAGTCGCAGCCCGGTCGAGCTGCTGGACGAAATTGAAACCGTGCTGAAAATTGCTGCCTCGCCGATCAACTGGCCGCTGGGCACCGGTAAGGAATTCAAAGGCGTTTACAATTTTTACACCGACACCATCCACGTCTATCAACAAGGTAAAGGTCATACCATCCCTGACGATATTCAGATCAAAGGTCTGCAAAGCGATGAAGCAGCGCAATTGCTGGGCGGTTACATTGATGACATCCGCGAAGAAATCGAACTGGTGCGCGGCGCCACCAATGAATTTAATCTTGAAGAATATCTTGCAGGCCGCATGACACCGGTATTTTTCGGTACGGCGCTGGGTAATTTTGGCGTGCGCGAAATGCTCGACGGCTTCGTTGAGTGGGCGCCTACACCACGCAGCCGCGCAACCAATGAACGGGAAGTTGCCGCCGAAGAAGAAAAATTTACCGGTTTCGTTTTTAAAATTCAGGCCAACATGGACCCCAAACACCGCGACCGTATTGCCTTTATGCGCGTCTGTTCGGGCACCTATAATCAGGGTATGAAGATGCGTCATGTGCGCATCGCCAAGGATATTAAAATTGCCGATGCGGTAACCTTTATGGCCGGTGACCGCAGTGCTGTTGAAGAAGCCGTGGCCGGCGACATTATCGGTTTGCACAACCACGGCACCATTCAAATCGGTGATACCTTCACCGACGGCGAAGAACTGAAATTTACCGGTATTCCACACTTTGCACCGGAGCTGTTTCGCCGCATTCGCCTGAGAGATCCTCTGAAAACCAAACAACTGCAAAAAGGCTTGCAGCAATTGGCTGAAGAAGGCTCCACCCAGGTATTTTTCCCGGTCGACAACAACGATATCGTGGTCGGTGCGGTGGGGGTGCTGCAATTTGAGGTAGTTGCCTATCGCTTGAAAGACGAATACAAGGTGGAGGCGATTTACGAGCCGGTCAACGTGGCAACGGCGCGCTGGATCGAATGTGACGACTCGAAAAAACTCGAGGAATTCAAACGCAAATGTTCCGACAACCTCGCGGTTGACGGCGGTGGGCACCTGACTTACCTGGCGCCAACGCGAGTCAATCTTTCGCTTACCCAGGAACGTCATCCGGATGTGGTGTTCCGGGCCACACGGGAACACTAA
- a CDS encoding cytochrome c — protein sequence MKKRLRRLLIISVLIIAGVLTVALLPSKTPSLDASHINFTDASLIERGEYLAAAGDCVACHTAPGAQRYAGGFGLESPLGLIYSTNITPDKESGIGHYTLDDFDRAVRYGIAPSGDALYPAMPFPSYARMTDEDLIALYAYFMHGVSPVAQANRNVDIPWPLSMRWPLIVWRKAFALTPAQWQQQAPVYEDPVIARGAYLVQGLGHCGSCHTPRSWTMKEKAYWEHSRDFLAGGPIIDGWLAVNLRSDDADGLGRWPSTYIVDTLRSGRNDEYAVLGHGMSDVVLHSTQHLHDDDLHAMATYLKQLSPANISTSFYQADPSTAEALAAGVEESRGAELFVDNCAACHRTNGLGHKGVFPTIAGNPSVLAENPVSLIRVILAGSRLPSTRTAPSDLGMPGFAWRLSDDEVAQLSTFIRHSWGNEANPVSVDQVIQVRQMLDEMSAQERAVIESNNRR from the coding sequence ATGAAAAAACGGCTTCGCAGATTACTGATTATCAGCGTGTTGATTATTGCGGGTGTGCTGACGGTTGCGCTGCTGCCCTCCAAAACGCCATCACTCGACGCCAGTCATATCAATTTCACCGATGCCTCACTGATTGAGCGCGGTGAATATCTGGCAGCCGCGGGTGATTGTGTAGCCTGCCATACCGCACCGGGCGCGCAGCGTTATGCCGGGGGCTTTGGGCTTGAATCACCGCTCGGTCTTATTTACAGCACCAATATTACGCCAGACAAGGAAAGCGGCATTGGTCATTACACGCTGGATGATTTTGACCGGGCGGTGCGTTACGGCATTGCACCCTCCGGTGATGCCTTATATCCGGCGATGCCTTTTCCGTCTTATGCGCGCATGACCGATGAAGATCTGATAGCCCTTTACGCCTACTTTATGCACGGTGTTTCACCGGTGGCGCAAGCGAATCGAAACGTCGATATTCCCTGGCCGCTCTCCATGCGCTGGCCTTTAATAGTATGGCGAAAAGCTTTCGCGCTTACCCCCGCTCAATGGCAGCAACAAGCACCGGTTTATGAAGATCCGGTTATCGCTCGCGGTGCTTATCTGGTGCAGGGATTGGGGCATTGTGGCTCCTGTCATACGCCACGTTCGTGGACGATGAAAGAAAAAGCCTATTGGGAACATAGCCGGGATTTCCTTGCCGGCGGCCCGATCATTGATGGCTGGCTGGCGGTTAATTTACGAAGTGACGACGCGGATGGGCTGGGACGTTGGCCATCCACTTATATTGTCGACACGCTGCGAAGCGGGCGCAATGATGAATATGCCGTACTCGGACATGGCATGAGTGATGTAGTGCTACACAGCACCCAGCATCTGCACGATGACGATTTGCACGCGATGGCTACTTATTTAAAACAGCTGTCTCCGGCCAATATCAGCACGTCGTTTTATCAGGCTGACCCATCCACTGCCGAGGCATTGGCAGCGGGTGTGGAAGAAAGTCGCGGTGCCGAGTTATTTGTCGATAACTGTGCGGCTTGCCATCGCACCAACGGTTTGGGCCACAAGGGTGTTTTTCCCACCATCGCCGGAAACCCTTCGGTGCTGGCGGAAAATCCGGTATCGCTGATTCGCGTTATTCTTGCTGGCAGCCGCTTGCCGTCCACGCGAACAGCACCGTCCGATTTGGGCATGCCCGGGTTTGCCTGGCGCTTGTCTGATGATGAAGTTGCTCAACTATCCACCTTTATTCGCCACAGCTGGGGCAACGAAGCCAACCCTGTGTCGGTGGATCAGGTAATACAGGTTCGTCAAATGCTGGATGAGATGTCGGCACAGGAACGGGCGGTTATTGAGAGCAACAATCGTCGGTAA
- a CDS encoding GMC family oxidoreductase — protein sequence MATIKKKVDAVIVGMGWTGAIMAKRLTDEGLHVVALERGPDRDTQPDFAYPRVVDELEGSVHRRFLQSLGQETFTIRHGINDTAVPFRQMGSFKPGTGVGGAGAHWSGCHFRPLPEDMNFRSSMAERYGSKFIPDDMTIQDFPVSYKELEPYLDHYEYVCGTSGKAGVINGVVQQGGNPFEGSRSREYPLGANADYLGAEMFHKAAREMGYHSYPIPASNASGPYVNPYGCQLGPCNFCGFCSDYGCLNYSKASPNACILPVLRQRKNFELRTHAHVLKVNLDDEGKQATGVTYLDAEGREVEQPADIVLLCAFSLFNVQLMLLSGIGKPYNPETGEGTVGKNYSYQNLNRVVLFFNKDVQANGFMGIGGGGATFDDLNGKQLDNAAAGFVGGGIIWARQPGAGPVRGIPVPSGTPAWGSDWKRAVADSFRHTFYFEVQGACMSYRQHYLDLDPQYRDAFGRPLLRMTFDWHNNEIKASQFLVDKALQMSRVLNPRAMTGESKKEGARYNATQYQSTHTCGGAIMGDSPSNSALNRYLQSWDVANVFAIGANAFPQNNGYNPTGLVGGLAYWAADAICKQYLKNPGPLVQA from the coding sequence ATGGCGACAATAAAAAAGAAAGTGGATGCGGTGATTGTCGGCATGGGCTGGACAGGTGCCATTATGGCGAAACGTTTAACCGATGAAGGTTTGCATGTGGTTGCGCTGGAGCGCGGCCCTGATCGTGACACCCAACCGGATTTTGCCTATCCACGGGTTGTGGATGAATTGGAAGGCTCGGTACACCGGCGCTTTTTACAAAGCCTCGGGCAGGAAACTTTTACCATTCGCCACGGCATTAATGATACCGCGGTGCCTTTTCGACAAATGGGTTCCTTCAAGCCCGGCACGGGGGTTGGTGGTGCCGGCGCGCACTGGTCCGGTTGTCATTTCCGACCACTACCGGAAGACATGAATTTCCGCTCCAGCATGGCTGAGCGTTATGGCAGCAAATTTATTCCGGACGATATGACGATTCAGGATTTCCCGGTTTCCTACAAGGAACTGGAGCCTTATCTGGATCACTACGAATACGTATGTGGCACATCAGGAAAAGCCGGTGTCATTAACGGCGTGGTGCAACAGGGTGGAAATCCCTTTGAAGGTTCCCGCTCACGGGAATATCCCCTCGGCGCCAATGCCGATTATCTCGGTGCAGAAATGTTTCATAAAGCGGCGCGCGAGATGGGTTATCACTCCTATCCGATTCCTGCATCCAATGCCTCCGGGCCCTATGTTAATCCTTACGGTTGCCAATTGGGGCCGTGTAATTTTTGTGGCTTTTGTAGCGATTACGGGTGTTTGAATTACTCGAAGGCAAGCCCTAACGCCTGTATTTTGCCGGTGTTGCGGCAACGAAAAAATTTCGAATTACGAACCCATGCGCACGTACTCAAAGTGAATCTTGATGACGAAGGCAAACAAGCAACCGGCGTAACCTATCTTGATGCCGAGGGGCGAGAAGTTGAACAGCCGGCAGATATCGTTTTGCTTTGTGCGTTCTCTCTTTTCAACGTGCAGCTGATGCTGCTGTCCGGCATTGGCAAACCTTACAACCCGGAAACCGGCGAGGGCACGGTTGGCAAAAATTATTCCTATCAAAACCTGAATCGTGTGGTGTTGTTTTTTAATAAAGATGTACAGGCCAATGGCTTCATGGGAATTGGTGGCGGTGGTGCAACCTTTGATGATCTGAATGGCAAACAATTGGATAACGCCGCTGCCGGGTTTGTTGGCGGCGGTATTATTTGGGCGCGCCAGCCTGGCGCCGGCCCGGTGCGCGGTATTCCGGTTCCCTCGGGAACACCGGCATGGGGTAGTGATTGGAAGCGTGCGGTAGCGGACTCATTTCGACACACGTTTTACTTTGAAGTGCAGGGCGCTTGCATGTCCTATCGTCAGCACTATCTTGATCTTGATCCTCAATATCGGGATGCCTTCGGGCGCCCTTTATTGCGCATGACGTTTGATTGGCACAATAACGAAATCAAGGCTTCACAATTTCTGGTTGATAAAGCCTTGCAAATGAGTCGTGTGCTCAACCCGCGTGCGATGACCGGCGAATCGAAAAAAGAGGGCGCCCGCTATAACGCCACCCAGTATCAAAGTACCCACACCTGCGGCGGCGCGATCATGGGTGATAGTCCAAGCAATTCTGCGCTCAATCGCTATTTACAATCCTGGGATGTTGCCAATGTGTTTGCCATTGGCGCCAATGCTTTTCCGCAAAATAATGGCTACAACCCGACCGGTCTTGTAGGTGGTCTGGCCTATTGGGCGGCCGATGCAATTTGTAAACAATATCTGAAAAATCCCGGCCCGCTGGTTCAGGCATAA
- a CDS encoding gluconate 2-dehydrogenase subunit 3 family protein: protein MLAQEVGMSSDNDKSVARRNFLRTSLSLIPAVTLSGSVLATGDTDAKRNPSSETPADARPYQPTFFKPLEWAFLLAACDRLIPADDIGPGALESGVPEFIDRHMQTPYASGDIWYRQGPFIDSLSEFGYQGRLALREIIQIGIAAIEKYCLAEFSGKRFSDLTAEQQTDILKAAEGGKLELEDISAKLFFSQLLAETRNGYFSDPLHGGNKNMGAWKMIGYPGMRADYLDWVGVRDRAYPLPPVDLSGKRG, encoded by the coding sequence GTGTTGGCACAAGAGGTTGGTATGTCGAGCGATAACGATAAAAGCGTTGCGCGTCGTAATTTTTTGCGCACATCTCTCTCTCTGATTCCGGCGGTAACTCTTTCCGGTAGCGTCCTAGCAACGGGCGATACCGATGCAAAGCGGAACCCGTCTTCTGAAACCCCCGCGGATGCGCGCCCTTACCAGCCAACATTTTTCAAACCTCTGGAGTGGGCATTTCTTCTGGCGGCTTGCGACCGTTTGATCCCGGCCGATGATATTGGTCCAGGCGCGCTTGAAAGTGGCGTGCCGGAGTTTATTGATCGTCACATGCAAACCCCTTATGCCAGTGGTGATATCTGGTACCGGCAAGGCCCCTTTATTGATTCGCTGTCCGAGTTCGGTTACCAGGGGCGTTTGGCGCTGCGGGAAATAATACAAATCGGGATTGCCGCTATCGAAAAATATTGTCTGGCAGAATTTTCGGGCAAACGCTTTTCCGACCTTACGGCTGAACAGCAAACCGATATTTTGAAAGCGGCGGAAGGCGGCAAGTTGGAGCTGGAAGATATCAGCGCAAAACTGTTTTTCTCCCAGCTGCTCGCTGAAACCCGTAACGGTTATTTTTCTGACCCGCTACACGGCGGCAATAAAAATATGGGCGCCTGGAAAATGATTGGTTATCCGGGCATGCGTGCCGATTACCTCGATTGGGTCGGCGTGCGGGATCGTGCTTATCCCTTGCCGCCCGTTGATTTATCCGGAAAGCGGGGTTGA
- a CDS encoding trimeric intracellular cation channel family protein → MLTYIYIIAITAEAMSGALAAGRRNMDMFGVSLIAFITALGGGTVRDMLLGNYPVTWTQHSAYIYLTISAGLFTMVVARYMHHLHKIFLVLDAMGLIAFTVIGCNVALKLEYSTPVVIMAGITTGIFGGILRDILCNQTPMVLHKELYASVSLLVAVLYLSLRKFGVDHDLNLLASFTVGLSLRLAAIRWSWSLPVFSYSPERWHN, encoded by the coding sequence GTGCTGACCTATATCTATATTATTGCTATTACTGCTGAAGCCATGTCTGGCGCGCTGGCCGCCGGCCGCCGCAACATGGATATGTTTGGCGTGAGCCTGATCGCATTTATCACCGCGTTGGGTGGTGGTACCGTCCGCGATATGTTGCTGGGCAACTACCCGGTCACCTGGACCCAGCACTCTGCCTATATTTACCTCACCATTTCTGCCGGCCTGTTTACCATGGTCGTCGCTCGCTATATGCACCATTTGCACAAAATTTTTCTGGTTCTCGACGCCATGGGGCTTATCGCTTTTACGGTGATTGGCTGTAACGTTGCACTGAAGCTGGAATACTCAACGCCGGTAGTGATTATGGCGGGGATTACCACGGGTATTTTTGGCGGAATTTTGCGGGATATTTTATGCAATCAAACCCCGATGGTGTTGCATAAAGAACTCTATGCGAGTGTCTCGTTACTGGTGGCGGTATTGTATTTGTCGTTGCGCAAATTCGGGGTCGATCACGATCTCAACCTGCTGGCATCGTTTACCGTGGGGCTCTCGTTGCGGCTGGCGGCTATTCGCTGGTCCTGGTCGCTGCCGGTGTTTTCCTATTCACCGGAACGCTGGCACAACTAG
- a CDS encoding MATE family efflux transporter → MEPTINATLIEGRVSTQLKELAVPMVWGLAATMTLNIVEVFFIARLGSAPLAALSFTFPVLMVLTSLGIGLGAGTSSAVSRAIGEGNSSMARRLATDAMTLAFGISVLVCITGWLLIDPLFRLLGATDNLMPLIRGYMSIWLFSAPCLIVPMVCLAALRAMGMSRVQGYLMGSAALFNVILDPILIFGLLGAPALGLEGAAWATLITRFLMLLVALYILLFRVGLLVNPFIRWQELKPSWQAIIHVGVPAMAANVIVPLASAMVVAMVASYGTDAVAALGIAVRIEPLALIVFFALSGVVGPFFGQNLGAGKYDRLGEAIRVLTGFCLAWGLLLALILLVSGRFLAGLFTDHEAVIPVVVFYLSLVPFSYGAYGIIMSVNAAFNGMGRPWPAMALSAGRVLFVFLPLAFLGQHLWGLTGIFVATMLSNFCIGIWGWFWLRRYVASTPAC, encoded by the coding sequence ATGGAACCCACCATTAACGCCACTTTGATAGAAGGACGGGTATCCACGCAATTAAAAGAACTGGCAGTGCCGATGGTGTGGGGATTGGCTGCCACCATGACCCTCAATATTGTCGAAGTGTTCTTTATCGCCCGTCTGGGCAGTGCTCCGCTGGCGGCGTTGAGTTTTACCTTCCCGGTTTTAATGGTATTGACCAGCCTCGGCATTGGCCTGGGTGCCGGCACTTCATCTGCTGTTTCGCGCGCCATTGGCGAGGGTAACTCGTCTATGGCCAGGCGTCTGGCTACCGACGCTATGACACTCGCTTTCGGTATTTCTGTGCTGGTTTGTATAACCGGCTGGCTGTTGATAGACCCGCTATTTCGCCTGCTCGGTGCCACCGACAACCTGATGCCGTTGATTCGTGGCTATATGTCGATCTGGCTATTCAGCGCTCCCTGCCTGATTGTGCCTATGGTTTGTCTGGCGGCGCTGCGCGCCATGGGGATGAGCCGCGTGCAGGGCTATCTCATGGGCTCGGCAGCCTTATTTAATGTCATTCTCGATCCTATTCTTATTTTTGGTTTGCTGGGCGCCCCGGCCCTGGGGTTGGAGGGCGCTGCCTGGGCGACGCTCATTACCCGGTTTTTGATGCTGCTGGTCGCACTGTATATTTTGCTGTTCCGTGTGGGTTTGCTGGTGAATCCGTTTATCCGTTGGCAAGAGCTCAAGCCTTCCTGGCAGGCGATTATTCATGTGGGTGTGCCGGCCATGGCCGCCAACGTTATCGTGCCGCTGGCCAGCGCTATGGTGGTCGCCATGGTGGCCAGTTATGGTACGGATGCGGTAGCCGCGCTGGGCATTGCGGTAAGAATTGAACCGCTGGCCCTGATTGTTTTCTTTGCCCTTTCGGGGGTGGTGGGGCCTTTCTTCGGGCAGAATCTCGGGGCGGGGAAATACGACCGTCTTGGAGAGGCGATTCGGGTGCTAACCGGGTTTTGTCTTGCCTGGGGGTTATTACTGGCGTTGATTCTGCTGGTGAGCGGACGCTTTCTTGCGGGCCTGTTTACTGACCACGAAGCGGTTATCCCGGTGGTGGTGTTTTATCTCAGCCTGGTGCCGTTCAGCTATGGCGCCTACGGCATCATTATGTCTGTGAATGCGGCTTTTAACGGGATGGGGCGCCCTTGGCCTGCAATGGCGTTATCTGCCGGGCGGGTGTTGTTTGTGTTTCTGCCGCTGGCATTTCTCGGTCAGCATTTGTGGGGGCTGACCGGGATATTTGTCGCCACCATGTTATCCAATTTCTGCATTGGTATTTGGGGCTGGTTCTGGTTGCGCCGGTATGTGGCCAGCACGCCGGCTTGCTAG
- a CDS encoding ATP-binding protein: MMQTILAYRSAPEAHLRHLVFIRFLVIGGLWLAIVGNLLFFTLPLATAPVVATLGALTLVNVLTWLRINKSLPVTDIELFIQLLLDVCCLSILLYYSGGANNPLISYLLVPICLAAATLTTRLVWFVTLLCLTIYTLLLFFHIEQPLLSPHQHHSHTTDTLNFHILGMWAIFSVSALLISYFVNRMANNLRTQSDWLKQRNEEEMRDEQLMAVATLAAGTAHELGTPLSTIKLLLHEMQQDAENQAFKDDLVILSTQVEQCSSILKQLVTKADQQFNGELLAVPVRLFCQSIIDQWKLMRPEVNSRLTWNSPDNGLQAVFDPTIKQAILNLLHNAADANPDNVAVEIEWDNLKMRWQIDDDGPGIPQSLQEQLGKAFVTTKGKGLGIGFFLTNATVNRHGGEIKLFSRSPHGTRTELTVPLTGQLND, encoded by the coding sequence ATGATGCAGACTATTCTTGCTTATCGCAGCGCCCCCGAGGCACATCTTCGCCATCTGGTGTTTATTCGCTTTCTGGTCATCGGCGGCTTATGGCTTGCTATTGTGGGCAATCTGCTGTTTTTTACGCTGCCGCTTGCCACCGCGCCGGTGGTTGCCACTCTCGGTGCTCTCACCCTTGTTAATGTGCTCACCTGGTTGCGCATCAACAAAAGTTTGCCAGTTACCGATATTGAACTGTTTATTCAGCTGTTGCTGGATGTTTGCTGCCTTTCAATTCTGCTTTATTACTCCGGCGGCGCCAATAATCCGCTGATCTCTTACTTGCTGGTGCCCATCTGTCTCGCGGCGGCAACCCTGACTACCCGGCTGGTCTGGTTTGTGACACTGCTGTGCCTGACCATCTACACCTTGCTGCTTTTTTTTCACATAGAGCAACCGCTACTGTCGCCCCATCAACATCATTCACACACTACCGACACACTCAATTTTCACATCCTGGGTATGTGGGCGATTTTTTCGGTTAGCGCGCTGTTGATCAGTTATTTCGTCAATCGTATGGCAAACAACTTACGCACCCAGAGCGATTGGCTAAAACAGCGTAACGAAGAGGAAATGCGCGATGAGCAATTAATGGCGGTGGCAACGCTGGCGGCAGGCACCGCCCATGAGCTGGGCACCCCGTTGTCGACGATCAAACTACTGCTACATGAAATGCAACAGGATGCAGAAAATCAGGCTTTTAAAGATGATCTTGTTATTTTGTCGACGCAGGTAGAGCAGTGCTCCAGCATTTTGAAACAGCTGGTAACCAAAGCCGATCAACAATTTAATGGTGAATTGCTCGCCGTGCCGGTGCGGCTATTTTGCCAATCCATTATTGATCAGTGGAAACTGATGCGACCGGAAGTGAACAGTAGATTGACATGGAACTCACCGGACAATGGCCTTCAGGCTGTTTTCGACCCCACCATCAAACAAGCCATTTTGAACCTGCTGCACAACGCCGCCGATGCCAATCCGGATAACGTTGCGGTAGAAATTGAGTGGGATAATCTCAAGATGCGTTGGCAAATCGATGATGACGGCCCCGGAATTCCCCAATCGTTGCAGGAGCAACTGGGCAAAGCCTTTGTTACGACCAAAGGAAAAGGCCTGGGAATAGGTTTCTTTCTTACCAACGCCACGGTGAATCGACATGGCGGAGAAATAAAACTGTTTTCCCGATCGCCGCACGGCACCCGCACTGAATTAACTGTGCCACTTACAGGGCAACTCAATGACTGA